The following are encoded in a window of Sminthopsis crassicaudata isolate SCR6 chromosome 5, ASM4859323v1, whole genome shotgun sequence genomic DNA:
- the LOC141545215 gene encoding olfactory receptor-like protein OLF3, producing the protein MGTENQTWLREFLLLGVSSDQGTQIFLFVLFLTMYLMTVLGNILIVILIRLDTRLHTPMYFFLTNLNLVDVSYATSIVPQMLAHFLEEQKTIPYVSCAAQLFFSLGLGGIEFLLLAVMAYDRYVAVCNPLRYSAIMHTGLCVRLVAASWASGSLNSLMQTAITFQLPMCTNNVIDHISCEILALVRLACVDTSSNEVAIMASSIVLLMTPFSLVLLSYIKIISTILKIQSTEGRKKAFQTCASHLTVVTLCYGMTIFTYIQPHSTPNILQEKMISLFYALLIPMLNPLIYSVRNKEVKGAWQKLLGQFYELKSKLISS; encoded by the coding sequence ATGGGAACAGAAAACCAGACATGGTTGCGGGAGTTTCTTCTCTTGGGGGTATCAAGTGATCAAGGAACCCAgatctttctttttgtccttttcctgACTATGTACCTGATGACTGTTTTGGGAAACATTCTCATAGTCATTCTGATCAGGCTGGATACCCGGCTCCATACCCCCATGTACTTCTTCCTCACCAACCTCAATCTTGTTGATGTCTCTTATGCTACCAGCATTGTCCCCCAAATGTTGGCACACTTCCTAGAAGAACAGAAAACAATCCCATATGTGAGTTGTGCAGCCCAGCTATTTTTCTCCCTGGGTCTGGGGGGGATTGAGTTTCTTTTGCTGGCAGTAATGGCCTATGACCGCTATGTGGCAGTTTGCAATCCATTGCGCTATTCAGCTATCATGCATACAGGATTGTGTGTCAGGCTGGTGGCTGCCTCTTGGGCTAGTGGGTCCTTGAACTCTCTCATGCAGACTGCCATCACTTTTCAGCTGCCCATGTGCACAAACAATGTCATTGATCATATATCATGTGAAATCCTAGCCTTGGTCAGGTTGGCCTGTGTGGACACATCCTCCAATGAGGTTGCAATTATGGCCTCTAGCATCGTCCTGCTCATGACCCCGTTCTCTCTGGTCCTGCTGTCTTATATCAAGATCATCTCCACTATCCTGAAGATTCAGTCcacagagggaaggaagaaagcctTTCAGACTTGTGCCTCCCACCTGACAGTGGTGACTCTGTGCTATGGGATGACCATTTTCACTTACATTCAGCCCCACTCAACCCCCAATATCCTTCAGGAGAAGATGATCTCACTGTTCTATGCCCTTTTAATACCCATGCTGAACCCTCTAATTTATAGTGTGAGGAATAAGGAAGTGAAGGGAGCCTGGCAGAAACTGCTTGGGCAATTCTatgaattaaaatcaaaattgatATCCTCATGA